A single region of the Dehalococcoidia bacterium genome encodes:
- the hemW gene encoding radical SAM family heme chaperone HemW, giving the protein MIENTALYIHLPFCQSRCSYCSFVSFAGRNADIPAYVDAVEEELSQRARGERLGSIFFGGGTPSLLSPDLLGRIMARIRALFHVEGSAEITLEANPGTVDEDHLRALRKLSVNRLSLGVQSLDDETLVRLGRIHSAAQAIESVQFARKAGFTNVSLDLIYGVPGQPLGRWMDVLKESVRLGPEHLSLYPLTLEGDVPLTRAIQKGELPPTNPDHAAEQYEAAQDYLASEGYVHYEISNWAREGAECRHNMVYWRCMSYLGIGVAAHSYLDGHRFANTNDLDAYLKVFRLGERYRPETDEEITPAIGIWEAIAMGLRLSEGVRFDDMRERFGVDVLSRFGRQIEETVDSGLLEISDDGFRLTRRGRLLGNEVFWRFLPE; this is encoded by the coding sequence GTGATCGAGAACACTGCGCTCTATATTCATCTCCCCTTTTGTCAAAGCCGGTGCTCCTACTGTTCGTTTGTGTCCTTTGCCGGGCGCAACGCCGATATTCCCGCCTATGTTGATGCCGTGGAAGAAGAATTATCCCAGCGCGCCAGAGGGGAACGCCTTGGGAGCATCTTCTTTGGAGGAGGAACACCAAGTTTGCTTTCTCCTGACCTGCTGGGTCGGATCATGGCCAGAATACGGGCACTCTTCCATGTGGAGGGATCGGCGGAAATAACATTGGAGGCCAATCCCGGCACTGTTGATGAAGATCATCTGAGGGCTCTTAGAAAACTCTCAGTCAATCGCTTGAGCCTCGGTGTTCAGAGCCTGGATGACGAGACCCTGGTTCGACTGGGTCGTATTCATTCTGCAGCCCAGGCAATCGAGTCGGTTCAGTTTGCCCGGAAGGCCGGATTTACCAACGTGAGCCTCGATCTGATATACGGGGTACCCGGCCAACCGTTGGGCAGGTGGATGGACGTGCTCAAGGAATCGGTTCGTCTTGGGCCGGAGCATCTTTCTCTCTACCCTCTCACGCTTGAAGGCGACGTGCCTCTGACCCGGGCGATTCAGAAAGGAGAGCTGCCGCCAACTAATCCTGATCATGCCGCCGAACAGTATGAAGCCGCCCAGGACTATCTGGCATCGGAGGGCTACGTTCACTATGAGATATCGAACTGGGCCAGGGAGGGTGCAGAGTGCCGACACAACATGGTATACTGGCGATGCATGTCGTATCTGGGAATCGGCGTTGCCGCTCACTCCTATCTGGATGGCCACCGTTTTGCCAATACCAATGATCTGGACGCATATCTGAAGGTGTTTCGGCTGGGGGAGCGTTACCGACCCGAAACGGATGAAGAGATCACTCCGGCAATTGGCATCTGGGAGGCGATTGCCATGGGACTGCGGTTGAGCGAGGGCGTCCGGTTTGACGATATGCGAGAACGATTCGGGGTTGACGTGCTCAGCCGATTCGGCCGTCAGATTGAGGAGACGGTCGATTCGGGCCTTCTGGAAATCAGCGACGATGGCTTTCGCCTGACGAGGCGCGGACGTCTTTTGGGAAATGAGGTCTTCTGGCGGTTTCTGCCGGAATAG
- a CDS encoding SRPBCC family protein, whose amino-acid sequence MKFNASTEIDATPDKAWALVSNFEEWPQWIPQLKKVAKVSDGPIGVGSQLLIVARFIITVKLLMTITKFVPGQIVVMEGKVLGTRMTRYYSLEPVGQRAKLDAGGNVSGPLSFMVRHGGQKLSETIAQALKERIETLIRSGADA is encoded by the coding sequence ATGAAATTCAATGCCAGCACTGAAATTGACGCTACTCCAGACAAGGCATGGGCACTGGTCAGCAATTTCGAAGAATGGCCTCAGTGGATACCACAGCTGAAGAAAGTTGCCAAGGTTTCCGATGGGCCGATCGGAGTCGGATCGCAGCTTTTGATTGTTGCCAGGTTCATCATTACGGTTAAATTGTTGATGACTATAACCAAGTTCGTCCCGGGGCAAATCGTGGTAATGGAAGGAAAGGTGCTGGGGACCAGGATGACGCGCTACTATTCCCTGGAGCCAGTCGGTCAAAGAGCAAAGCTCGACGCAGGCGGCAATGTGTCTGGGCCACTGTCGTTCATGGTTCGGCACGGCGGACAGAAGCTGTCGGAGACGATCGCCCAGGCGCTAAAAGAGCGGATAGAAACCCTGATCCGAAGCGGGGCAGACGCCTGA